In Musa acuminata AAA Group cultivar baxijiao chromosome BXJ3-9, Cavendish_Baxijiao_AAA, whole genome shotgun sequence, a single genomic region encodes these proteins:
- the LOC135649961 gene encoding metacaspase-5-like, translating into MGKKAVLVGCNYPGTKAELRGCINDVKRMRRCLVKRFGFADDDIAVLIDTDDAYPRPTGANIRRALTRLVSSAEPGDFLFVHYSGHGTRLPAETGDDDDTGYDECIVPCDMNLITDDDFRDYVNKVPKGCRITIVSDSCHSGGLIDESKEQIGESTKHQDDSSDSGFGFGSFLKQTISDAIDSRGIHLPHERHHRHDEAGSNANRADGAQSYIKSRSLPLSTLIEILKQQTGKQDIDVGKIRPTLFDVFGEDASPKVKKFMKFLMNKLQHGESGGGGGFMGMVGGLAQEFLKHKLEENDEEYVKPASGTEVRSKQEVYAGAKWGCLPDNGILISGCQTDQTSADATPPGSPDGAYGALSNAIQTILEEMDGEVSNQQLVLRARRMLAKQGFTQRPGLYCSDHHVAAPFIC; encoded by the exons ATGGGGAAGAAGGCGGTCCTGGTGGGGTGCAACTACCCGGGCACGAAGGCGGAGCTGCGGGGCTGCATTAACGACGTCAAGCGCATGCGCCGCTGCCTGGTGAAGCGCTTCGGGTTCGCCGACGACGACATCGCAGTCCTCATCGACACCGACGACGCCTACCCCCGGCCCACCGGCGCCAACATCCGCCGCGCCCTCACCCGCCTCGTTTCCTCCGCCGAGCCCGGCGACTTCCTCTTCGTCCACTACAGCGGCCACGGCACCCGCCTCCCCGCCGAGACCGGTGACGACGACGACACCGGCTACGACGAGTGCATCGTCCCCTGCGACATGAACCTCATCACCG ATGATGACTTCAGAGACTATGTGAACAAGGTTCCTAAGGGTTGTCGGATCACCATTGTTTCTGATTCCTGCCATAGCGGTGGCCTCATTGATGAATCCAAGGAGCAAATTGGTGAGAGTACCAAGCACCAAGATGATAGCTCTGATTCTGGCTTTGGATTTGGATCGTTCTTGAAACAGACCATTAGTGATGCAATTGACTCTCGAGGAATCCACCTTCCTCATGAACGCCATCACCGCCATGATGAAGCCGGTAGCAATGCCAACCGAGCAGATGGTGCACAATCTTACATTAAGAGTCGGTCGCTTCCTCTGTCCACATTGATTGAGATCTTAAAGCAGCAGACTGGAAAGCAAGACATCGATGTTGGGAAGATTAGGCCAACCTTGTTCGATGTTTTTGGCGAGGATGCCAGTCCTAAAGTGAAGAAGTTCATGAAGTTCCTAATGAACAAGCTCCAGCATGGGGAAAGTGGTGGAGGAGGTGGGTTCATGGGCATGGTTGGTGGTCTGGCACAGGAGTTTTTGAAGCACAAGCTGGAGGAGAACGACGAAGAGTATGTGAAGCCAGCATCAGGGACTGAAGTCCGTAGCAAACAGGAAGTGTATGCTGGAGCCAAGTGGGGCTGCCTTCCAGATAATGGAATCTTGATCAGTGGCTGCCAGACAGACCAGACATCAGCCGATGCCACTCCTCCAGGTAGTCCAGACGGAGCTTATGGAGCTCTCAGCAATGCAATTCAGACCATTCTCGAGGAGATGGATGGTGAGGTTTCAAACCAGCAGCTCGTGTTGAGGGCTCGACGGATGCTGGCCAAGCAAGGATTCACGCAGCGGCCTGGCCTCTACTGCAGCGACCATCATGTGGCTGCTCCTTTTATCTGCTAA